In Dysgonomonadaceae bacterium zrk40, one genomic interval encodes:
- a CDS encoding mechanosensitive ion channel, which produces MEKLRDFIEYEIFRIGEYSFTNSKIITMALIILATMGILSLIRKLLFRKKIENRYDRGNLYSLFQIIKYFVWIVAILIVLEELGVKLNALLAGSAALLVGIGLGLQTTFNNFVSGIILLFEGSIHVGDVLEIDDDVVQIEKIGLRTSKAIDRDYISVIIPNSLITSNKVVNWSHQDRKTRFRIKVGVAYGSDVDLVIKVLRESALDHKDISDKSSVIARFVDFGSSSLDFELLFFSDNVFRIENVKSDIRKIINEKFIEHGISIPFPQIDLHFVSDKTGYFHR; this is translated from the coding sequence ATGGAAAAGTTACGCGACTTTATTGAGTATGAGATCTTCCGCATCGGGGAGTACTCGTTTACCAACAGTAAGATCATCACCATGGCACTGATCATCCTGGCTACCATGGGTATCCTCTCGTTGATCAGGAAGCTGCTGTTCCGCAAGAAGATCGAGAACCGCTACGACAGGGGCAACCTTTACTCCCTCTTTCAGATCATCAAGTATTTTGTCTGGATTGTAGCAATCCTGATCGTACTGGAGGAGCTGGGAGTCAAACTGAACGCGCTCCTGGCAGGATCAGCAGCACTGCTTGTGGGTATCGGCCTGGGTCTTCAAACCACCTTCAATAATTTTGTATCGGGCATAATCCTCCTGTTTGAGGGATCGATTCACGTGGGGGATGTGCTGGAGATAGACGATGATGTTGTGCAGATCGAGAAGATCGGACTTCGAACATCGAAAGCAATAGACCGTGATTACATTTCGGTGATCATACCCAACTCGCTGATCACCTCCAACAAGGTAGTCAACTGGAGCCACCAGGACCGCAAAACAAGGTTTCGCATCAAGGTGGGAGTGGCCTACGGCAGCGATGTGGACCTGGTAATCAAAGTACTCAGGGAGAGCGCCCTTGATCACAAGGACATCTCTGACAAATCGTCTGTCATTGCCCGGTTCGTCGATTTCGGAAGCTCCTCGCTCGACTTTGAACTGCTCTTCTTCAGCGACAACGTGTTCCGCATCGAGAACGTGAAGTCTGACATCCGCAAGATCATCAACGAAAAGTTTATTGAACACGGAATCTCCATCCCCTTCCCGCAGATCGACCTGCACTTTGTCTCAGACAAGACCGGTTACTTCCACCGGTGA
- the ettA gene encoding energy-dependent translational throttle protein EttA produces MSDDKKIIFSMVGVSKTFPPHKQVLKDIYLSFFYGAKIGIIGLNGSGKSTLLKIIAGIEKEYQGDVVSDKSFSVGYLEQDPKLDDNKTVIEIVREGVQPIMDLLAEYEDINLKFGLPEYYEDEEKMNKLFDRQAELQDKLDAADAWSIDNRLERAMDALRCPAEEEPIRHLSGGERRRVALCRLLLQEPDVLLLDEPTNHLDAESIDWLEQHLQQYKGTVICITHDRYFLDHVAGWILELDRGEGIPWKGNYTSWLEQKTKRMEQEEKQVSKRRKTLQRELEWINLAPKARHAKGKARLNSYEQLLNQDQKEREEKLEIFIPNGPRLGNKVIEAQNVAKAFGDKLLFDNLNFMLPPNGIVGVIGPNGAGKTTLFRLIEGMEQPDKGTFEVGETVVTAYVDQQHEAIDPNKTVYQVVSDGAEFIRVGGKEINARAYLSRFNFTGADQEKLCGVLSGGERNRLHLSLTLKAEANVLLLDEPTNDIDVNTLRALEEGLENFAGCAVVISHDRWFLDRICTHILAFEGNSEVFYFEGSYSEYEENKKMRLGNVEPKRVRYRKL; encoded by the coding sequence ATGTCAGACGATAAAAAGATTATTTTCTCTATGGTGGGGGTCAGCAAGACTTTCCCGCCCCACAAACAGGTGTTGAAGGATATCTACCTCTCCTTCTTTTACGGTGCCAAGATTGGCATCATCGGGTTGAATGGCTCCGGAAAATCGACCCTGCTGAAGATCATCGCCGGTATCGAGAAGGAGTACCAGGGTGATGTGGTTTCCGATAAAAGCTTCTCGGTTGGGTACCTGGAGCAGGACCCGAAGCTGGACGACAACAAGACGGTAATCGAAATCGTGCGCGAAGGGGTGCAACCCATCATGGACCTGCTGGCAGAGTATGAGGATATCAACCTGAAGTTCGGCCTGCCGGAGTATTATGAGGATGAGGAGAAGATGAACAAGCTGTTCGATCGTCAGGCGGAGCTGCAGGATAAGCTGGATGCTGCCGATGCCTGGAGCATCGATAACCGCCTGGAGCGAGCCATGGATGCCCTTCGCTGTCCTGCTGAAGAGGAACCGATTCGTCACCTCTCAGGAGGCGAACGTCGCCGTGTGGCACTCTGTCGCCTGCTGCTGCAGGAGCCGGATGTGCTGTTGCTCGACGAACCTACCAACCACCTTGATGCCGAGTCGATCGATTGGCTGGAGCAGCACCTCCAGCAATACAAGGGTACTGTGATCTGTATCACGCACGACCGTTACTTCCTCGATCATGTGGCGGGCTGGATCCTTGAGCTGGACCGCGGTGAGGGGATCCCCTGGAAGGGGAACTACACCTCCTGGCTGGAGCAGAAGACCAAACGGATGGAGCAGGAGGAGAAGCAAGTGAGCAAGCGCCGCAAAACATTGCAACGTGAGCTGGAGTGGATCAACCTGGCTCCCAAGGCGCGACACGCCAAGGGGAAAGCACGTCTTAACTCCTACGAGCAGCTGCTCAACCAGGATCAGAAAGAGCGGGAGGAGAAGCTTGAGATCTTCATCCCCAATGGTCCCCGCCTCGGCAACAAGGTGATTGAGGCCCAGAATGTGGCCAAGGCATTCGGCGACAAGCTGCTGTTCGACAACCTCAACTTCATGCTTCCTCCCAACGGCATCGTCGGAGTCATCGGTCCCAATGGTGCAGGTAAGACCACGCTCTTCCGCCTGATTGAAGGGATGGAACAACCGGATAAAGGAACCTTCGAGGTGGGTGAGACCGTGGTAACCGCCTATGTGGATCAGCAACACGAGGCGATAGATCCCAATAAAACAGTATACCAGGTGGTTTCCGACGGTGCGGAGTTCATCCGCGTTGGCGGTAAGGAGATCAATGCACGTGCTTACCTCTCCCGCTTTAACTTCACCGGTGCCGACCAGGAGAAGCTCTGTGGGGTGCTCTCGGGTGGAGAACGCAACCGTCTTCACCTGTCACTCACCCTCAAGGCTGAGGCCAACGTGCTGCTGCTTGACGAACCTACCAACGACATTGACGTGAACACCCTCCGTGCGCTGGAAGAGGGGCTGGAGAACTTCGCCGGTTGTGCCGTGGTGATCTCGCACGACCGCTGGTTCCTGGATCGTATCTGTACCCATATCCTCGCGTTTGAGGGGAACTCCGAAGTATTTTACTTCGAGGGATCCTACAGTGAGTATGAGGAGAACAAGAAGATGCGTCTCGGCAACGTGGAGCCGAAGCGTGTACGCTACAGGAAACTGTAA